The following are encoded in a window of Rhizobium sp. 11515TR genomic DNA:
- the rplV gene encoding 50S ribosomal protein L22 — MGKAKTERRLKDNEAQAVARTLRVSPQKLNLVAASIRGKKVDRALAELEFSRKRIAGAVKKTLESAIANAENNHDLDVDSLVVAEAYVGKSIVMKRFHARGRGRASRIERPFAHLTIVVREVEAQGEAA, encoded by the coding sequence ATGGGCAAGGCAAAAACCGAACGCCGGCTGAAGGACAACGAGGCGCAGGCAGTTGCGCGCACGCTCCGCGTCAGCCCGCAGAAGCTCAACCTAGTCGCGGCTTCGATCCGTGGCAAGAAGGTTGACCGCGCGCTCGCAGAGCTGGAATTCTCGCGCAAGCGTATCGCTGGCGCCGTGAAGAAGACGCTCGAATCTGCGATCGCCAATGCAGAAAACAACCACGATCTCGACGTTGACTCGCTGGTCGTTGCGGAAGCTTACGTCGGCAAGTCGATCGTCATGAAGCGTTTCCACGCTCGTGGCCGTGGCCGCGCATCTCGCATCGAGCGTCCGTTTGCGCACCTGACGATCGTCGTTCGTGAAGTGGAAGCTCAAGGGGAGGCCGCATAA